In Apium graveolens cultivar Ventura chromosome 10, ASM990537v1, whole genome shotgun sequence, the following are encoded in one genomic region:
- the LOC141690857 gene encoding uncharacterized protein LOC141690857, with protein sequence MNRLFQLLQQPSAPKVGNLKQFQSVHPPEFVGLPYPIKAQSWLREMENAFELAKVKDDKKVQYASYYLKDGASYWWESSKVLLEGKAITWEKFTEMFLEKYLLSYMQDQLEMRFPNLRQKDMTVAGYEVKFSELARFASKYVNTEAKKAKSFQQGLKPGIQGQVALLEIRNYVALV encoded by the coding sequence ATGAACCGACTCTTtcaacttttgcaacaacccTCAGCCCCTAAAGTCGGTAATTTAAAGCAATTTCAATCCGTACATCCCCCAGAGTTTGTAGGATTGCCATATCCTATTAAGGCTCAGTCttggttgagagagatggaaaacGCTTTTGAATTAGCGAaagttaaggatgacaagaaGGTGCAGTACGCGAGTTATTATCTTAAGGATGGGGCTAGTTATTGGTGGGAATCCTCTAAGGTGTTGCTTGAAGGAAAAGCTATAACCTGGGAGAAGTTTACAGAGatgtttttagagaagtatttgctaagttatatgcaagaccagttggaAATGAGATTTCCGAATCTTAGACAAAAAGACATGACCGTGGCAGgatatgaagtgaagttttcggAGTTAGCAAGGTTTGCGTCCAAGTATGTGAATACCGAAGCAAAGAAGGCCAAAAGTTTCCAGCAAGGATTGAAACCAGGGATTCAAGGTCAGGTGGCTCTTCTTGAAATAAGGAACTATGTTGCATTGGTATAG